The proteins below come from a single Anolis sagrei isolate rAnoSag1 chromosome 8, rAnoSag1.mat, whole genome shotgun sequence genomic window:
- the SALL1 gene encoding sal-like protein 1 isoform X1, translated as MNCMGSSSKGHFSPSPSLLFCKEMVPAQPTKGQLAHQPLPSPKLRGDTQKGQTNRTTKTKDAHVCGRCCAEFFELSDLLQHKKNCTKNQLVLIVNENPVSASETFPPPSSPTDNPNEQRNDTVNNMDQVDRSDLSEHNNKLDKEESMDVEASSDSKTTSGTSPNVNNSIASSNGSTAGTSAVTTSLPQLGDLTTLGNFSMINSNVIIENLQSTKVAVAQFSQEARCNGASASKLAVPALMEQLLALQQQQIHQLQLIEQIRHQILLLASQNADLPVSPSPSQSTLRTSANPLSTLSSHLSQQLAAAAGLAQSLASQSASISGVKQLPPLQLPQSNPGNTMIPSSSGSPPNINQSATAAETPSSDKVTTHAGGSATQLGNPPVTASSSPAFAISSLLSPVSNPLLPQPTPSNSVFPNPLSNVGTPAEDLSSLAALAQQRKSKPPNLTTFEAKTTSEEAFFKHKCRFCAKVFGSDSALQIHLRSHTGERPFKCNICGNRFSTKGNLKVHFQRHKEKYPHIQMNPYPVPEHLDNIPTGTGIPYGMSIPPEKPVTSWLDSKPVLSTLTTSVGLPLPPTIPSLVPFIKTEEPQPIPISHPSSSSPCSVKSDSGSIDPVGKNSNGHLTEGEVCVLQSSNNKLEENAQTPSVSASLNSSVTSPTTDSGSSNMVTFSNPLMPLMSEQFKAKFPFGGLLDTTPGSETSKLQQLVENIDKKATDPNECVICHRVLSCQSALKMHYRTHTGERPFKCKVCGRAFTTKGNLKTHYSVHRAMPPLRVQHSCPICQKKFTNAVVLQQHIRMHMGGQIPNTPVTENYPESMESDTGSFDEKNFDDLDNFSDENMEDCPDSSVPDTPKSVDASQDSLSSSPLPPEMSSIAALENQMKMINAGLAEQLQASLKSVENGSVEGDIMTNDSSSGGDMESQSAGSPAISESTSSMQALSPSNSMTDYHKTSNVEEKPPRTLSSDFTNGWPLALSNGGALDLTSNHPEKVIKEESLSMLFPFRDRGKLKNTACDICGKTFACQSALDIHYRSHTKERPFICTVCNRGFSTKGNLKQHMLTHQMRDLPSQLFEPSSNLGPNHNSSSAIPAISLPALIKTEVNGFVHGSPQDSKETSPGLLPSGPFPPSATSPVLLPALPRRTPKQHYCNACGKTFSSSSALQIHERTHTGEKPFACTICGRAFTTKGNLKVHMGTHMWNSTPARRGRRLSVDGPMTFFGSNPVKFPDMFPKDLAVRSGNGDPSTFWNQYAAALSNGLAMKTNEISVIQNGGIPPMPGSLGNGSSSPISGLTGSMEKLPSSEPNAPLAGLEKMASSENGTHFRFTRFMEDGKEIVTN; from the exons ATGAACTGCATGGGTTCCTCTTCCAAGGGCCATTTCTCTCCTTCGCCCTCACTCTTGTTTTGCAAGGAAATGGTCCCAGCTCAGCCAACAAAGGGTCAACTGGCCCACCAGCCCTTGCCCTCCCCCAAACTGAGAG GAGACACGCAGAAGGGTCAAACAAATCGAACCACCAAGACGAAAGATGCCCACGTCTGTGGCAGATGCTGCGCCGAGTTCTTTGAACTATCGGATCTCCTACAACACAAAAAGAACTGTACTAAAAATCAATTAGTTTTAATTGTGAATGAAAATCCTGTTTCTGCTTCTGAGACCTTCCCTCCTCCTAGCTCCCCTACTGATAATCCCAATGAGCAGAGGAATGACACAGTTAATAACATGGATCAAGTAGACCGCAGCGACCTTTCCGAGCATAACAACAAACTTGACAAGGAGGAATCCATGGACGTGGAGGCTTCCAGCGATAGCAAGACTACTAGCGGTACTTCTCCAAATGTCAACAATAGTATTGCAAGCAGTAACGGCTCCACAGCGGGTACCTCAGCTGTAACAACCTCTCTACCTCAACTAGGGGATCTGACAACGTTGGGCAACTTCTCCATGATCAATAGCAACGTCATCATTGAAAACCTGCAGAGCACGAAAGTGGCGGTCGCTCAGTTCTCCCAGGAAGCCCGGTGCAACGGGGCCTCGGCGAGCAAGTTGGCTGTCCCGGCCCTCATGGAGCAGTTGCTGGCTTTGCAGCAGCAACAGATCCACCAGTTGCAATTGATTGAACAAATTCGTCACCAAATATTATTGCTGGCATCCCAGAATGCAGACCTGCCAGTGTCTCCGAGCCCCTCTCAGAGTACATTACGAACATCTGCCAACCCTTTGTCCACATTAAGTTCCCATTTATCCCAGCAGCTGGCTGCAGCGGCTGGATTGGCGCAAAGCCTAGCTAGTCAGTCTGCCAGTATCAGTGGTGTGAAGCAACTGCCCCCTCTCCAGCTACCTCAGAGCAATCCTGGCAACACTATGATTCCATCCAGTAGTGGCTCACCTCCAAATATTAACCAATCTGCCACAGCAGCGGAAACACCGTCCTCCGATAAAGTGACAACACATGCTGGTGGCTCGGCAACTCAGCTCGGCAACCCACCAGTGACTGCATCGTCATCACCAGCTTTTGCAATAAGCAGTTTATTAAGCCCTGTATCAAACCCTCTTCTACCTCAACCCACTCCTAGCAACTCTGTGTTCCCTAACCCTTTGTCCAATGTTGGGACGCCTGCAGAGGACTTGAGTTCCTTGGCTGCTTTGGCCCAGCAGAGAAAAAGTAAGCCACCCAACCTGACCACCTTCGAAGCAAAAACTACTTCCGAGGAAGCGTTCTTTAAGCATAAATGCAGGTTCTGTGCAAAAGTGTTTGGGAGCGACAGTGCCTTGCAGATCCATTTACGTTCTCACACTGGGGAGAGGCCATTCAAGTGCAACATTTGTGGGAACAGGTTTTCCACCAAGGGGAATTTGAAAGTCCACTTCCAGCGTCATAAAGAAAAATACCCTCACATTCAAATGAACCCATATCCGGTGCCGGAACATTTGGACAACATTCCTACAGGTACAGGTATCCCCTATGGGATGTCAATACCACCAGAAAAACCTGTAACAAGCTGGCTAGACAGCAAGCCAGTATTGTCAACACTGACAACATCAGTTGGTCTACCACTCCCACCCACCATACCAAGCTTGGTCCCTTTTATCAAAACAGAGGAGCCTCAGCCTATTCCCATCAGCCATCCTTCATCAAGTTCCCCTTGTTCTGTCAAAAGTGACTCCGGCTCCATTGATCCTGTTGGGAAAAACTCAAACGGGCACCTAACTGAAGGGGAGGTGTGTGTTCTACAATCCTCCAACAACAAACTGGAAGAAAATGCCCAGACGCCCAGTGTCTCTGCTAGTCTGAACAGTTCTGTAACCTCCCCAACCACAGACTCGGGTTCCAGCAACATGGTCACATTCTCCAATCCCCTGATGCCTCTCATGTCAGAGCAGTTTAAGGCTAAGTTTCCATTTGGAGGACTGCTGGATACAACACCAGGTTCTGAGACCTCGAAACTTCAGCAGCTAGTTGAAAACATCGACAAAAAGGCAACTGATCCCAACGAGTGTGTCATTTGCCACCGAGTTCTTAGTTGCCAGAGTGCTTTGAAAATGCACTACCGCACACATACGGGCGAGAGGCCGTTTAAATGTAAAGTCTGTGGCCGCGCCTTCACAACGAAAGGAAATTTAAAGACCCATTATAGTGTCCACCGTGCCATGCCCCCATTGAGAGTTCAGCATTCCTGCCCGATCTGCCAGAAAAAGTTCACCAATGCTGTTGTGCTCCAGCAGCACATCAGGATGCACATGGGAGGCCAGATACCCAACACGCCTGTGACGGAAAACTATCCTGAGTCGATGGAATCTGATACAGGGTCTTTTGACGAGAAGAACTTCGATGATCTGGATAACTTCTCCGATGAGAACATGGAAGACTGTCCTGACAGTAGCGTGCCAGATACGCCGAAATCTGTCGACGCATCTCAGGATAGTTTATCTTCCTCACCATTGCCACCAGAAATGTCAAGTATAGCTGCTTTAGAAAATCAGATGAAGATGATCAACGCAGGTCTTGCCGAACAACTTCAAGCAAGTTTAAAGTCTGTGGAGAATGGTTCGGTGGAAGGGGACATCATGACGAATGATTCATCCTCTGGTGGTGATATGGAAAGCCAAAGCGCTGGAAGTCCTGCTATCTCGGAGTCTACCTCTTCCATGCAGGCCTTGTCCCCATCCAACAGCATGACCGATTACCACAAAACATCGAACGTTGAAGAGAAACCACCAAGAACTTTATCAAGTGACTTTACCAATGGTTGGCCATTGGCCCTTTCCAATGGCGGTGCTTTGGACTTGACATCGAACCACCCAGAGAAGGTGATTAAGGAAGAGTCTCTGAGTATGCTATTTCCTTTCCGAGACAGAGgcaaactgaaaaacacagcctGCGACATATGTGGCAAAACGTTTGCTTGTCAGAGTGCCTTGGACATTCATTACAGAAGTCATACCAAAGAGAGACCATTTATTTGCACAGTTTGCAATCGTGGCTTTTCCACAAAGGGTAATTTGAAGCAGCATATGTTGACACATCAAATGCGAGATCTACCATCACAGCTCTTTGAACCCAGTTCGAACCTTGGCCCCAATCACAACTCTTCGTCGGCAATACCTGCTATCTCACTCCCAGCTCTTATAAAGACTGAGGTCAATGGTTTTGTTCACGGCTCTCCTCAGGATAGCAAAGAGACGTCGCCTGGTCTGCTTCCTTCGGGGCCTTTCCCACCTTCAGCTACATCCCCAGTCTTGCTTCCAGCTCTGCCCAGGAGAACGCCCAAGCAGCACTACTGCAACGCGTGTGGGAAGACCTTTTCGTCCTCCAGCGCTTTGCAGATCCACGAAAGGacacacacaggagagaagccttttGCCTGCACTATCTGCGGAAGAGCTTTCACCACAAAAGGCAACCTTAAG GTTCACATGGGGACGCATATGTGGAACAGCACACCTGCCAGGCGAGGCAGACGGCTTTCTGTGGATGGCCCTatgactttttttggaagcaaccCTGTCAAATTTCCAGACATGTTTCCAAAGGATTTGGCGGTGAGGTCAGGAAATGGAGACCCATCTACCTTCTGGAATCAGTACGCAGCTGCGCTCTCCAACGGGTTGGCAATGAAGACCAACGAGATCTCGGTCATTCAGAACGGTGGCATCCCTCCAATGCCCGGAAGCCTGGGCAATGGCAGCAGTTCCCCCATTAGCGGCTTGACAGGCAGCATGGAGAAGCTCCCCAGTTCTGAACCCAACGCGCCTCTAGCTGGTCTGGAGAAAATGGCAAGCAGCGAGAACGGGACTCATTTCCGTTTCACGCGCTTCATGGAAGACGGCAAAGAGATTGTAACCAATTAG